A segment of the Sphingomonas insulae genome:
GCCCTGCCCGTAGCAGTTTACCGACTGCCATGTAATGATCCCTGGAAGTCGACGGGCGCGGAAGACGGAAAGGACCGCAACTCGGCACGGGCCTGCCGCATGATCTGGATGCCGCCCGACAAACCCAGCGCCGCCATCAGCGCCGCGACGACAAGATCGGGCCAGGCACTGTTCAGGCCGAAGACGCCGCCCGCGGCCAGGACGACGGCGATGTTGCCGATCGCGTCGTTGCGCGAGCAGATCCAGACCGATCGCATGTTCGCGTCGCCTTCGCGGAAGCGGTAGAGCATTACCGCCACCACAAGGTTCGCGATCAGCGCGGCGATGCCGACGATCCCCATCACCTCGGCGTGGGGCGCGGCGCCGTAAACGGCCGCCCAGCCCGCGGCGGCGAGAACATAGATGCCGAGCAGCACGAGGGTCGCCCCCTTCAACATGGCCGCACGGGCGCGCCACGCTATGGCCATCCCTGCGACGCCCAGGCTGATCGCGTAATTCGCCGTGTCACCGAAGAAGTCGAGCGCGTCGGCCTGGAGCGCCTTTGATCCCCCGGTGATGCCGGCGACGATCTCGACGCCGAACATGGCGCCGTTGATCGCGAGCGCGATCCACAGCGCGCGCCGCCATTTGGGGTCGTTGAAAGTGCCCGCCTTGTCGGACGCGCAGCTCGTGCAGGCCATGTTTCCGCCACCTCGATAGAATCGATCCGGCAGCCTATATGCACCCTCTAGTCACTAGAGGGTCAAGCGCCATGTCCGGCCAACTCACGATCGGAAAACTGGCCGGGGCGACCGGCACCAAGGTCGAGACGATCCGCTATTACGAGCAGATCGGCTTGCTGCCGGCGCCAGCGCGATCGGCCTCGAACTACCGGACCTATGACGCCGCGCATCTTCGCCGCCTGTCGTTCATCCGGCGCGCGCGCGATCTCGGCTTCTCGATCGATCAGGTCCGGGAATTGATGGGGCTTGCCGATCGGCGCGACCAGTCCTGCATGGCTGTCGACGTCATCGCCAACCAGCACCGCGATGCCATCACCCGCAAGATTGCCGACCTGACGGCGTTGGCGGGCGAACTGGATGCGCTGATCGATTCCTGTAGCCGCAACACCGTAGCCGACTGCCGGATCATCGAAGCCCTCGCGCCAAGCATTTGAAATGATCCTCCGCCAGATGCGACGACCGACGCGGCGCGCTGCTAGTTGCTATGCTTCGCTTCGACGTTAACGGCGCATCGCACAGCCGCTCGTTCCTTGTTCGCACGCTTCCGGCACGCTTCCAACGCCAGACGGTTCGCCGTGACGATCCGATCACCTGCGGCGATATTGGCGAAGGCATCAGGCGCTGCGGTCCGCATCATACGCTGCCCGCCTTCCCACATCGGCATATCGAGCGTGCGCGCCGCCATCCGCTCCGGCCATTGCCAGCCTGTCGGCACCGAGCGTGCAACGATGCCGGCGAACACCGCCCATACGATCATGCCGACGACGATCCCGCCGATCGCCGCCCGGACCAGCCATCGGTTCTGTTCGTCACCGCGCCGGGCTGACGCCGCGACGGCCTGAAGGGCGCGCGTGGCGTCACGCAGCTCGCCGGCTGCGGTCTTTATCGCCTGCCGGTCCTCGGCGACGGCACCCGTGATGCGGTTGGCGACCTGGCGGGCGACCGCTTCCTCCTCGATCGCCTTCCGCATGAACTCGGCGCGGTGGAGGGTGGCGTTCGCGAGCTTCGTGATCTGGCCCAGCGTCTCTCCATAATCGGGCGGCTCGGGTCGATCGTCGCGCGCCGCGATCCCCTCGATCGCGCGCCTGAGCAACGCCAGCTCGCCGCGCACGCCCTCGAACGCTTCGGCCGCGGCATCCCGTTCGTGATCTTCCTCGTCCATCCCGCCTCCTTCTCGTATCCGAAAGCACGAACTTTTAACGGCTCATGCCCCTGTCGCGGTCGATCGCCGGCCCGACCGATCGCGCCAGCGCATCGCCGATCGACCGCTCACGCTCGATCCTGATTTCCAGTTCGGGCGCACGACGGCGCAGCGCGGATTCAAGCTGCGGATCGCGGGCCAGCCCGCCCGCCGCCTGCGCCATGCGCCCGCGCGTCTTCTCGGCGCCCTCATGGTCGCCGGCCCGTTCCAGACCGGCACGCTGGCGCAGCATCGCCTGCCAGCCCGTGACGAACCGATCGGCGCGCGCGTCCGGATCAAGCCGGATACGCTGCTCCTCGGCCATCGCGCGCGCCGCACCGCCCGTATTGCCGCCCGATGCCTGCTCAATCAGCGAGGGATCGCGCCGGAACGCCGCGGCGAGATCGCGCGCGGCATCGGGCCGGGCAGCGTCCAGCGCCGCGCCCGCCTTGCGCAGCGCGTCTTCCTGATAGGGCAGCACGGGCAAGTCCCTGGCCGTCTGCCGGGCGATATCTCCTGCGGCACGGGCATAGTGTCCGATCGCCCTGGCCTGGTCGGAACGGTCGTTACCGATCGCCGCCCCGCCTCTTTCGGTTGCCGGTGCCTTTTCCATCGCGGGCTTCGGTCTGAACCCCGCGAACATGCCCCGCGCCTTATCGCGCACCTTCTCGACCACCTGGCGCGCGAGTTCCGGGAACCGGATCTCGCGCCGATCGGCGAACGCGCGGGCATGGTCCTGCTCGCCGCGTGTCGGCGCATAGTCGCCGGCCATATCCTTGCCGCGGTCGCGCGACAGGGCACGGACGAGCTGACGCTGATCGGCGAAGTCGTCGCGGCCGTAATGGAGCTGCACGTCGTCGCGATGCCGCGACATGCCGACATAGGCGCTGTGGCGGTCCATGCCGGGGGTAGCGAGGATGTGCGCGCGATCGACCGTCACGCCTTGTGATTTGTGGAAGGTGGTGGCGTAGCCATAATCGACATGGGCATAGTCCTTCGCGTCGAACGCAACCTGACGCCCCCCGTCCAGCCGGACGGTCATGCCCTCCGGCGTCACATGCTCGATCGTGCCGAGCGTACCGTTCTTCACCCCCAGCGACCGCTCGTTCCGAAGGAACATCAGGCGGTCGCCGCTCGCGAACTGGCGCGCCCCCCGGTCGGCGCT
Coding sequences within it:
- a CDS encoding cation transporter; this translates as MACTSCASDKAGTFNDPKWRRALWIALAINGAMFGVEIVAGITGGSKALQADALDFFGDTANYAISLGVAGMAIAWRARAAMLKGATLVLLGIYVLAAAGWAAVYGAAPHAEVMGIVGIAALIANLVVAVMLYRFREGDANMRSVWICSRNDAIGNIAVVLAAGGVFGLNSAWPDLVVAALMAALGLSGGIQIMRQARAELRSFPSSAPVDFQGSLHGSR
- a CDS encoding MerR family transcriptional regulator codes for the protein MSGQLTIGKLAGATGTKVETIRYYEQIGLLPAPARSASNYRTYDAAHLRRLSFIRRARDLGFSIDQVRELMGLADRRDQSCMAVDVIANQHRDAITRKIADLTALAGELDALIDSCSRNTVADCRIIEALAPSI
- a CDS encoding DUF6118 family protein, with product MDEEDHERDAAAEAFEGVRGELALLRRAIEGIAARDDRPEPPDYGETLGQITKLANATLHRAEFMRKAIEEEAVARQVANRITGAVAEDRQAIKTAAGELRDATRALQAVAASARRGDEQNRWLVRAAIGGIVVGMIVWAVFAGIVARSVPTGWQWPERMAARTLDMPMWEGGQRMMRTAAPDAFANIAAGDRIVTANRLALEACRKRANKERAAVRCAVNVEAKHSN